One Amycolatopsis sp. NBC_00355 genomic window carries:
- a CDS encoding thiamine pyrophosphate-binding protein — protein MTTTGTTAGESAQATNGAEPAPAEISGGHLVAKALKAEGVDTIFTLCGGHIIDIYDGCVDEGIKVIDVRHEQVAAHAADGYARITGKPGCAVVTAGPGTTDAVTGVANALRAESPILLIGGQGALTQHKMGSLQDLPHVDMMTPITKFAATVPHTARVADLVSMAFREAYAGAPGPSFLEIPRDVLDARVPLSQARIPESGRYRASTRNAGDPADIEKLADLLVHAKKPAILLGSQVWTTRATEPAVDLVRTLNIPAYMNGAGRGTLPPGDPHHFQLSRRYAFDNADVIVIVGTPFDFRMGYGKRLSPDATVVQIDLDYRTVGKNRDIDLGIVGDAGQVLAAVAEAASGRNDNGSVGRKVWLEELQAVEEKAKQKRLPLQHSDATPIHPYRLVHEINEFLTEDSIYIGDGGDIVTFSGQVVQPKSPGHWMDPGPLGTLGVGIPFVLAAKHARPDKEVVALFGDGAFSLTGWDFETLVRFDLPFVGIVGNNSSMNQIRYGQAAKYGLPRERVGNTLGDVRYDEFARMLGGYGEEVRDPADIAPALQRARESGKPSLINVWVDPDVYAPGTMNQTMYK, from the coding sequence ATGACAACCACAGGCACCACCGCGGGGGAAAGCGCCCAGGCCACGAACGGCGCCGAACCCGCGCCGGCGGAGATCTCGGGCGGGCACCTGGTGGCCAAAGCCCTCAAGGCCGAAGGCGTCGACACCATCTTCACCCTCTGCGGCGGCCACATCATCGACATCTACGACGGCTGCGTCGACGAGGGCATCAAGGTCATCGACGTCCGGCACGAACAGGTCGCCGCCCACGCGGCCGACGGCTACGCGCGGATCACCGGAAAACCCGGCTGCGCGGTCGTCACCGCCGGACCCGGCACGACCGACGCGGTCACCGGCGTCGCCAACGCCCTGCGCGCGGAGAGCCCGATACTGCTCATCGGCGGCCAGGGCGCGCTCACCCAGCACAAGATGGGGTCCCTGCAGGACCTCCCGCACGTGGACATGATGACGCCGATCACCAAGTTCGCCGCCACCGTGCCGCACACCGCCCGCGTCGCCGACCTGGTGTCGATGGCGTTCCGCGAGGCCTACGCCGGCGCACCCGGGCCGTCGTTCCTGGAGATCCCGCGTGACGTCCTCGACGCGCGGGTGCCGCTGTCCCAAGCGCGCATCCCCGAGTCCGGCCGCTACCGGGCGTCCACGCGCAACGCGGGGGACCCGGCCGACATCGAAAAGCTGGCCGACCTGCTGGTGCACGCCAAGAAGCCGGCGATCCTGCTCGGCAGCCAGGTGTGGACGACCCGCGCGACCGAACCCGCCGTGGACCTCGTGCGCACGCTGAACATCCCGGCGTACATGAACGGCGCCGGCCGCGGCACGCTGCCACCGGGCGACCCGCACCACTTCCAGCTCTCCCGCCGGTACGCCTTCGACAACGCCGACGTCATCGTCATCGTCGGCACCCCGTTCGACTTCCGGATGGGCTACGGCAAGCGGTTGTCCCCGGACGCCACCGTCGTCCAGATCGACCTGGACTACCGCACCGTCGGCAAGAACCGCGACATCGACCTCGGCATCGTCGGCGACGCCGGCCAGGTGCTGGCCGCGGTCGCCGAGGCCGCGTCGGGCCGCAACGACAACGGCTCGGTCGGGCGCAAGGTCTGGCTCGAAGAACTTCAAGCCGTGGAGGAGAAGGCGAAGCAGAAGCGGTTGCCGCTGCAGCACTCCGACGCGACGCCGATCCACCCGTACCGGCTGGTGCACGAGATCAACGAGTTCCTCACCGAGGACTCGATCTACATCGGCGACGGCGGCGACATCGTCACCTTCTCCGGCCAGGTCGTCCAGCCCAAGTCGCCCGGCCACTGGATGGACCCCGGTCCACTCGGGACACTCGGCGTCGGCATCCCGTTCGTGCTGGCCGCCAAGCACGCCCGGCCCGACAAGGAGGTCGTCGCCCTGTTCGGCGACGGCGCGTTCAGCCTCACCGGCTGGGACTTCGAGACGCTCGTGCGCTTCGACCTTCCGTTCGTCGGGATCGTCGGCAACAACTCGTCGATGAACCAGATCCGCTACGGCCAGGCCGCGAAGTACGGCCTCCCGCGCGAGCGCGTCGGCAACACCCTCGGCGACGTCCGGTACGACGAGTTCGCCCGGATGCTCGGCGGCTACGGCGAAGAGGTCCGCGACCCGGCCGACATCGCGCCGGCGCTGCAGCGGGCCCGCGAATCGGGCAAGCCGTCGCTGATCAACGTCTGGGTCGACCCGGACGTGTACGCCCCCGGAACCATGAACCAGACCATGTACAAGTGA
- the frc gene encoding formyl-CoA transferase, with translation MGKALEGVRVLDMTHVQSGPSSTQLLAWLGADVIKLETPGRGDITRGQLRDLPGVDSLYFTMLNANKRSITLNMKSDEGKEVFEKLVSGVDVLVENFGPGVVDRFGYPWEKLAALNPRLIYASIKGFGPGRYADFKAYEVIAQAMGGAMSTTGFEDGPPTATGAQIGDSGTGIHLVAAILAALYQRTSTGRGQRVQVAMQDAVLNLCRVKLRDQQRLAHGPLGEYPNDHFGDEVPRSGNASGGGQPGWAVKCAPGGPNDYIYVIIQPVGWAPLTTLLGKPELAEDPAWSTPEVRLSKLDKVFALVEEWTETHTKWEVMEALNAHSIPCGPILSTQELIEDETLAALGSVVEVAHPERGSFKTVGCPLKLSDSPVEIERSPLLSEHTDEVLGELGYGEAELDKLRSAGVI, from the coding sequence ATGGGTAAGGCACTGGAGGGCGTCCGTGTCCTCGACATGACGCACGTGCAGTCCGGTCCGTCGTCCACGCAGCTGCTCGCCTGGCTCGGCGCGGACGTGATCAAGCTGGAGACCCCCGGCCGGGGCGACATCACGCGCGGGCAACTGCGCGACCTGCCCGGGGTGGACAGCCTCTACTTCACGATGCTGAACGCCAACAAGCGCAGCATCACCCTCAACATGAAGAGCGACGAGGGCAAGGAAGTCTTCGAGAAGCTCGTGTCCGGAGTGGACGTCCTGGTCGAGAACTTCGGCCCCGGCGTCGTCGACCGGTTCGGTTACCCGTGGGAGAAGCTGGCCGCGCTCAACCCGCGGCTGATCTACGCCTCCATCAAGGGGTTCGGCCCCGGCCGTTACGCCGACTTCAAGGCGTACGAGGTGATCGCGCAGGCCATGGGCGGCGCGATGAGCACCACCGGCTTCGAGGACGGCCCGCCGACCGCGACCGGCGCGCAGATCGGCGACTCCGGCACCGGCATCCACCTGGTGGCCGCCATCCTCGCCGCGCTGTACCAGCGGACGTCCACCGGACGCGGCCAGCGCGTCCAGGTCGCCATGCAGGACGCCGTGCTCAACCTGTGCCGGGTCAAGCTGCGCGACCAGCAGCGGCTGGCGCACGGGCCGCTCGGCGAGTACCCGAACGACCACTTCGGCGACGAGGTCCCGCGCTCGGGCAACGCGTCCGGCGGCGGCCAGCCGGGCTGGGCGGTGAAGTGCGCGCCGGGCGGCCCGAACGACTACATCTACGTCATCATCCAGCCGGTCGGCTGGGCTCCGCTCACGACGCTGCTGGGCAAACCGGAGCTGGCCGAGGACCCGGCCTGGTCCACCCCGGAGGTCCGGCTGTCCAAACTGGACAAGGTGTTCGCGCTGGTCGAGGAGTGGACCGAGACGCACACCAAGTGGGAGGTGATGGAGGCGCTCAACGCCCACAGCATCCCGTGCGGCCCGATCCTGTCGACGCAGGAACTGATCGAGGACGAGACCCTCGCCGCGCTCGGCTCGGTCGTCGAGGTCGCGCACCCGGAGCGCGGCAGCTTCAAGACCGTCGGCTGCCCGCTCAAGCTGTCCGACTCACCCGTCGAGATCGAACGCTCGCCGCTGCTGAGCGAGCACACCGACGAAGTGCTCGGCGAACTCGGTTACGGCGAAGCCGAGCTGGACAAGCTCCGTTCGGCCGGGGTGATCTGA
- a CDS encoding acetate--CoA ligase family protein, which yields MADRAAVEKILAQAAAEGRSSLTAPEGRAVCEAYGIPTPAERLAATADDAMSQALEIGLPVVLKIVSPDILHKTEAGGVLVGLADPEAVSAGFTKIVENAKAYNADARVLGVQVQQMLTEGQEVIIGSVTDPTFGKIVAFGLGGVLVEVLKDVTFRLAPTSTEEALSMIDGIQAAEILRGVRGAEPVDRDALAGVIHGLGQLVTDFPQLSEVDLNPVLATPAGATAVDVRILIDPDAAKEPVRFTQEEILASMTRIMKPASIAVIGASAEAGKIGNSVMKNLVDGGYAGEIHPINPKATEILDRKAYASITDVPGDVDVAIFTIPAKFVAAALEEAGAKGVAGAILIPSGFGETGNIALQDEVVAIARKHGVRVLGPNIYGYYYTPENLSATFCTPYDVKGGVALSSQSGGIGMAILGFSRSAKMGVSSIVGVGNKADIDEDDLLTFFEQDEHTELIAMHLEDLKDGRSFAETAKRVSLRKPVVVLKAGRTSQGAKAASSHTGALAGNDKVYDDILRQSGVIRAPGLNDMLEYARGIPLLPTPKGENVVIITGAGGSGVLLSDACVDNGLSLMEIPPDLDTAFRKFIPPFGAAGNPVDITGGEPPSTYRNTIALGLEDDRIHALILGYWHTIVTPPMVFAELVSEVVAEYRAKGIHKPVVASLSGDVEVEEASDYLYQHGVVAYPYTTEKPVAVLGAKYRWARAAGLL from the coding sequence GTGGCGGATCGCGCGGCGGTCGAAAAGATCCTCGCCCAGGCGGCGGCCGAGGGCCGGTCTTCGCTGACCGCGCCCGAGGGGCGTGCGGTGTGCGAGGCGTACGGTATCCCGACCCCGGCCGAGCGCCTGGCCGCGACCGCGGACGACGCCATGTCGCAGGCCCTGGAGATCGGGCTGCCGGTGGTGCTCAAGATCGTCTCGCCCGACATCCTGCACAAGACCGAGGCCGGCGGCGTGCTCGTGGGCCTCGCCGACCCCGAAGCGGTGTCGGCCGGCTTCACGAAGATCGTCGAGAACGCCAAGGCGTACAACGCCGACGCGCGGGTCCTCGGCGTCCAGGTGCAGCAGATGCTCACCGAGGGCCAGGAGGTGATCATCGGGTCGGTCACGGACCCGACCTTCGGCAAGATCGTCGCGTTCGGTCTCGGCGGCGTGCTCGTCGAAGTCCTCAAGGACGTCACGTTCCGGCTGGCGCCGACCAGCACGGAGGAAGCGCTCTCGATGATCGACGGCATCCAGGCCGCGGAGATCCTGCGCGGGGTCCGCGGCGCCGAACCGGTCGACCGGGACGCCCTCGCCGGCGTCATCCACGGGCTCGGGCAGCTGGTCACCGACTTCCCGCAGCTGTCCGAAGTGGACCTCAACCCGGTGCTGGCCACGCCGGCCGGCGCCACCGCCGTCGACGTCCGGATCCTGATCGACCCGGACGCGGCGAAGGAGCCGGTCCGGTTCACCCAGGAAGAGATCCTCGCGTCGATGACGCGGATCATGAAACCGGCGTCGATCGCGGTCATCGGCGCGTCCGCCGAGGCCGGGAAGATCGGCAACTCGGTGATGAAGAACCTGGTCGACGGCGGCTACGCGGGGGAGATCCACCCGATCAACCCCAAGGCCACCGAGATCCTCGACCGCAAGGCCTACGCGAGCATCACCGACGTTCCCGGCGACGTCGACGTCGCGATCTTCACCATCCCGGCGAAGTTCGTCGCGGCCGCGCTGGAGGAGGCGGGCGCGAAGGGCGTCGCCGGCGCCATCCTCATCCCGTCCGGCTTCGGCGAGACCGGCAACATCGCGCTGCAGGACGAGGTCGTGGCGATCGCGCGCAAGCACGGCGTGCGGGTGCTCGGGCCGAACATCTACGGCTACTACTACACGCCGGAGAACCTGTCGGCGACGTTCTGCACGCCCTACGACGTCAAAGGAGGCGTGGCGCTCTCGTCGCAGAGCGGCGGCATCGGGATGGCGATCCTCGGGTTCAGCCGCTCGGCGAAGATGGGCGTGTCCTCGATCGTCGGGGTAGGGAACAAGGCCGACATCGACGAGGACGACCTGCTCACCTTCTTCGAGCAGGACGAGCACACCGAGCTCATCGCCATGCACCTCGAGGACCTCAAGGACGGCCGCTCGTTCGCGGAGACGGCGAAGCGGGTGTCGCTGCGCAAGCCGGTCGTCGTGCTCAAGGCGGGCCGGACGTCGCAGGGCGCGAAGGCGGCGAGCTCGCACACCGGCGCGCTGGCCGGGAACGACAAGGTGTACGACGACATCCTGCGCCAGAGCGGCGTGATCCGGGCGCCCGGGCTGAACGACATGCTCGAGTACGCCCGGGGCATCCCGCTGCTGCCGACGCCGAAGGGCGAGAACGTCGTCATCATCACCGGCGCCGGAGGGTCGGGCGTGCTGCTCTCGGACGCCTGCGTCGACAACGGCCTGAGCCTGATGGAGATCCCGCCGGACCTCGACACGGCGTTCCGGAAGTTCATCCCGCCGTTCGGCGCGGCGGGCAACCCGGTGGACATCACCGGCGGCGAGCCGCCCTCGACCTACCGCAACACGATCGCGCTGGGCCTCGAGGACGACCGCATCCACGCCCTGATCCTGGGCTACTGGCACACCATCGTCACCCCGCCCATGGTGTTCGCCGAGCTGGTTTCCGAGGTCGTCGCCGAGTACCGCGCGAAGGGCATCCACAAGCCCGTCGTCGCGTCGCTCTCCGGTGACGTCGAAGTGGAAGAAGCCAGCGACTACCTCTACCAGCACGGCGTCGTGGCCTATCCGTACACGACCGAAAAGCCCGTTGCCGTACTCGGCGCGAAGTACCGGTGGGCGCGGGCCGCGGGATTGCTTTGA
- a CDS encoding OFA family MFS transporter, translating to MTAATYQEIVDENGRVYRVGETPQDIMGRSRSWMVWLPWIAMMAVSVFEYGWGAVEGTLEEKYGWSLSDAFWLASIWAVFQAGVAFPAGRLREKNIVSAKTAMLAGAVCSGIGYFTISHSGNLAVAFIGYSMLGGTGAGLVYATCINMVGKWYPEKRGARTGFVNGGFAYGAVPFIYVFAAFLTPTNYTVILDVIGVYMLLVVGVCGFLFKDPPKSWWPQEVDPKNWAANRRTKSGGLAKNPPAVKQFSPMEAIRTGMLPLMWVCLVIIGGVSLFGINFQVPFAKESGFGAFVAASSAGVLSIVNGTGRAVVGWVSDRIGRRQTLTIVLVIAGGAQFGVMYAGNTHNLVLFMVFAFLTGFGGGAFYPLFAALVPDYFGENNNASNYGLVYSAKLIGGVGGGGLAAGVISAWGYTGAYILAGCIALLSAVLTLFLRQPKRTHHQLAETELVARPSAATGG from the coding sequence ATGACCGCAGCGACGTACCAGGAGATCGTTGACGAGAACGGACGGGTCTACCGAGTAGGCGAGACGCCGCAGGACATCATGGGGCGTTCGCGAAGCTGGATGGTGTGGCTGCCCTGGATCGCCATGATGGCGGTCAGTGTTTTCGAATACGGCTGGGGCGCCGTCGAAGGCACCCTCGAAGAGAAGTACGGCTGGTCGCTCAGCGACGCGTTCTGGCTGGCGAGCATCTGGGCCGTGTTCCAGGCCGGGGTCGCGTTCCCGGCCGGGCGGCTGCGCGAAAAGAACATCGTGTCGGCGAAGACGGCCATGCTGGCCGGCGCGGTGTGCAGTGGCATCGGCTACTTCACCATTTCCCACAGCGGAAACCTGGCCGTGGCCTTCATCGGGTACTCCATGCTCGGCGGCACCGGGGCTGGGCTGGTGTATGCGACCTGCATCAACATGGTCGGCAAGTGGTACCCCGAGAAACGGGGTGCGAGGACGGGCTTCGTCAACGGCGGGTTCGCCTACGGCGCCGTCCCGTTCATCTACGTGTTCGCCGCGTTCCTCACCCCGACGAACTACACGGTGATCCTCGACGTCATCGGCGTCTACATGCTGCTCGTCGTCGGAGTCTGCGGGTTCCTGTTCAAGGACCCGCCGAAGAGCTGGTGGCCCCAGGAGGTCGACCCGAAGAACTGGGCCGCCAACCGGCGGACCAAGAGCGGCGGCCTGGCCAAGAACCCGCCCGCGGTGAAGCAGTTCTCCCCGATGGAGGCGATCCGGACCGGCATGCTCCCGCTGATGTGGGTGTGCCTGGTGATCATCGGCGGGGTCTCGCTGTTCGGCATCAACTTCCAGGTGCCCTTCGCCAAGGAGAGCGGGTTCGGGGCGTTCGTCGCGGCGTCGTCGGCCGGGGTGCTGTCGATCGTCAACGGCACCGGGCGCGCGGTCGTCGGCTGGGTGTCGGACCGGATCGGCCGGCGGCAGACGCTCACCATCGTCCTGGTGATCGCCGGTGGCGCGCAGTTCGGCGTGATGTACGCGGGGAACACGCACAACCTGGTCCTGTTCATGGTGTTCGCGTTCCTGACCGGGTTCGGCGGCGGGGCGTTCTACCCGCTGTTCGCGGCGCTCGTGCCGGACTACTTCGGCGAGAACAACAACGCGTCGAACTACGGCCTGGTCTACAGCGCGAAACTGATCGGCGGCGTCGGCGGTGGTGGCCTCGCCGCGGGGGTTATCAGCGCGTGGGGCTACACGGGCGCCTACATCCTCGCCGGGTGCATCGCGCTGCTTTCCGCGGTGCTGACGCTGTTCCTGCGCCAGCCCAAGCGGACGCACCACCAGCTCGCCGAAACCGAGCTGGTGGCGCGACCTTCCGCCGCGACGGGCGGCTAG
- a CDS encoding GntR family transcriptional regulator, with product MSQPVSPLPDRGPTGRRTAKGALGSTPAKRVERPAPLRQVVYEALAELIINRTLEPGQHLVEADLAEYLGVSRQPVREALQRLQSEGWVDLRPAQGAFVHLPTDEEADQLLSVRSVLETHSAKLAAGRATADDVKRLWELQNTGVKALADEDTEGLVAANAALHACITELSGNAVLAELIGLVDRRVRWYYTPIARPRGQDAWHEHEELINAISAKDAGAAEQIMTKHTERTRQAYHEHQDAPRS from the coding sequence GTGAGCCAGCCCGTATCCCCGCTCCCCGACCGCGGCCCGACCGGCCGCCGCACGGCCAAGGGCGCGCTCGGCTCGACCCCCGCCAAGCGCGTCGAACGGCCGGCGCCGCTGCGCCAGGTCGTCTACGAGGCCCTCGCCGAGCTGATCATCAACCGCACCCTCGAACCCGGGCAGCACCTCGTCGAGGCCGACCTGGCCGAGTACCTGGGCGTCAGCCGCCAGCCGGTCCGCGAAGCCCTGCAACGGTTGCAGAGCGAGGGCTGGGTGGACCTCCGTCCCGCCCAGGGCGCGTTCGTGCACCTGCCCACCGACGAGGAGGCCGACCAGCTGCTGAGCGTCCGCAGCGTGCTGGAGACCCACTCCGCGAAGCTCGCCGCCGGCCGGGCCACCGCGGACGACGTCAAACGCCTGTGGGAACTGCAGAACACCGGCGTCAAGGCGCTCGCCGACGAAGACACCGAGGGCCTCGTCGCCGCGAACGCCGCCCTGCACGCGTGCATCACCGAGCTGTCCGGCAACGCCGTCCTGGCCGAGCTCATCGGCCTCGTCGACCGGCGGGTCCGCTGGTACTACACGCCGATCGCCCGGCCCCGCGGCCAGGACGCGTGGCACGAGCACGAAGAGCTGATCAACGCCATCTCGGCCAAGGACGCCGGCGCCGCCGAGCAGATCATGACCAAGCACACCGAACGGACCCGCCAGGCCTACCACGAACATCAGGACGCGCCCCGGTCCTGA
- a CDS encoding 2-dehydropantoate 2-reductase, with translation MKVAVLGAGAIGAYVGAALHRGGTEVHLIARRAHLAAMREHGVRVLSPRGDFTAHPHVTDDAGEVGEVDFVFLGLKANSYATSGPLLAPLLGPETAVVAAQNGIPWWYFHGLKGHPLEGRRVETVDPGGAVTAVLELRRAIGCVVYCSTVIEEPGVIRHLEGTRFSLGEPDGGISTRCTDLSAAMIAGGLKAPVEPALRNDIWVKLMGNVAFNPLSALTRATMAQMCEHDDTRALVATMMTEALAIARAAGSDPQVSVEKRIDGAWRVGHHKTSMLQDLEAGKPLEIDAIIGAVVELAELTGVPAPALRHVHAAIGLLDRTVNAPAPVG, from the coding sequence ATGAAGGTGGCTGTTCTCGGAGCCGGGGCGATCGGCGCCTACGTCGGGGCCGCGCTGCACCGCGGCGGGACCGAAGTGCACCTGATCGCCCGGCGGGCCCACCTCGCGGCGATGCGCGAGCACGGCGTCCGCGTGCTCAGCCCGCGTGGCGACTTCACCGCGCACCCGCACGTCACCGACGACGCGGGCGAAGTCGGCGAGGTCGACTTCGTTTTCCTTGGCCTGAAAGCGAATTCCTACGCCACGTCCGGCCCGCTCCTCGCGCCGCTGCTGGGCCCGGAGACGGCGGTCGTCGCCGCGCAGAACGGCATCCCGTGGTGGTACTTCCACGGCCTGAAGGGACATCCGCTCGAAGGTCGTCGCGTCGAGACGGTCGACCCGGGCGGCGCGGTGACCGCCGTGCTGGAGCTGCGCCGCGCGATCGGCTGCGTCGTCTACTGCTCGACGGTGATCGAGGAACCCGGCGTGATCCGGCACCTGGAGGGCACCCGGTTCTCCCTGGGCGAGCCGGACGGCGGGATCTCCACGCGCTGTACCGACCTGAGCGCGGCGATGATCGCCGGCGGCCTCAAAGCACCGGTGGAACCCGCGCTGCGCAACGACATCTGGGTCAAGCTGATGGGCAACGTCGCGTTCAACCCGCTCTCGGCGCTGACCCGGGCGACGATGGCGCAGATGTGCGAGCACGACGACACCCGCGCGCTCGTCGCGACGATGATGACCGAGGCCCTCGCCATCGCCCGCGCGGCGGGCAGTGACCCGCAGGTGTCGGTCGAGAAGCGCATCGACGGCGCCTGGCGCGTCGGCCACCACAAGACGTCGATGCTGCAGGACCTCGAAGCCGGCAAACCCCTGGAGATCGACGCGATCATCGGCGCGGTCGTCGAGCTGGCCGAGCTGACCGGCGTCCCGGCCCCCGCGCTGCGCCACGTCCACGCCGCCATCGGCCTGCTCGACCGCACGGTGAACGCGCCGGCTCCGGTCGGATGA
- a CDS encoding NADH-quinone oxidoreductase subunit NuoE family protein, whose product MTREFPDVRQAREEREVIGAFAGRDQLLPALHAVRDRIGWISPNALGLIAASLGIQPAEVAEVVRAHPLFSLAEWPGRQLRVCTGEVCRDAGADTVCDVLTEHVGAAGKAVAGVMWLHGPCLGACEEAPAALAFQAGDPAVRELLAPATGASAVLSTRRPLVPESDVDGRWA is encoded by the coding sequence ATGACGCGCGAATTCCCCGACGTCCGGCAGGCCCGCGAGGAACGCGAGGTGATCGGCGCGTTCGCCGGCCGCGACCAGCTGCTGCCCGCCCTGCACGCGGTACGCGACCGGATCGGCTGGATCAGCCCGAACGCCCTGGGTCTCATCGCCGCGAGCTTGGGGATTCAGCCGGCCGAGGTGGCGGAGGTCGTCCGCGCCCACCCGCTGTTCTCGCTGGCGGAGTGGCCGGGACGGCAGCTGCGCGTGTGCACCGGCGAGGTCTGCCGGGACGCCGGCGCGGACACCGTGTGCGACGTCCTCACCGAGCACGTCGGCGCCGCGGGGAAGGCGGTCGCCGGGGTCATGTGGCTGCACGGTCCGTGCCTCGGCGCCTGCGAAGAAGCCCCCGCGGCGCTGGCGTTCCAGGCCGGCGACCCGGCCGTGCGCGAACTGCTCGCCCCGGCGACCGGCGCGTCGGCGGTGCTGAGCACCCGGCGCCCGCTGGTACCCGAGTCCGATGTGGACGGCCGCTGGGCGTGA
- a CDS encoding hydroxypyruvate isomerase family protein, whose product MPEEGHTLPYVANLSILFKEVPLLERAGAARAAGFTDVEYWWPFDVAVPARDEVDAFVASIERAGVALRGLNFYAGDMAAGERGLVSWLGREAEFADSLVVALGIAERTGCRSFNALYGNRLDGEDPAKQDDLALVNLATAAEAAAKIGAQLVLEPLSGADRYPLKTAADAVAVLDDLGRANVALLADLYHLAVNGDDLDALSTTHISRIGHVQIADAPGRHQPGTGTVDLGGHLVKLQKAGYDGFVGIEYVPEPDTLASLDWLPITRRGRA is encoded by the coding sequence ATGCCAGAAGAGGGGCACACCCTGCCGTACGTCGCCAACCTGTCGATCCTGTTCAAGGAGGTACCGCTGCTCGAGCGGGCGGGAGCGGCGCGCGCGGCGGGCTTCACCGACGTCGAGTACTGGTGGCCGTTCGACGTGGCGGTCCCGGCGCGCGATGAGGTCGACGCCTTCGTCGCGTCCATCGAGCGGGCCGGGGTGGCGTTGCGCGGGCTGAACTTCTACGCCGGGGACATGGCGGCGGGGGAGCGGGGCCTGGTCTCGTGGCTCGGCCGGGAAGCCGAGTTCGCCGACAGCCTCGTCGTCGCGCTCGGCATCGCCGAACGCACCGGCTGCCGCAGCTTCAACGCGCTCTACGGCAACCGGCTCGACGGCGAAGACCCCGCCAAGCAGGACGACCTGGCGCTGGTCAACCTCGCCACCGCCGCCGAAGCCGCGGCGAAGATCGGCGCACAACTGGTCCTCGAACCGCTCTCCGGCGCCGATCGCTACCCGCTCAAGACCGCCGCGGACGCCGTGGCCGTGCTCGACGACCTCGGGCGCGCCAACGTGGCGCTGCTGGCCGACCTGTACCACCTGGCAGTCAACGGCGACGACCTGGACGCGTTGTCGACGACGCACATTTCCCGGATCGGGCACGTGCAGATCGCCGACGCGCCCGGGCGCCACCAGCCCGGCACCGGGACCGTCGACCTCGGCGGCCACCTCGTGAAGCTGCAAAAGGCGGGTTACGACGGGTTCGTCGGGATCGAGTACGTCCCGGAACCCGACACCCTCGCCTCGCTGGACTGGCTGCCGATCACCCGAAGGGGACGAGCATGA
- a CDS encoding 2-hydroxy-3-oxopropionate reductase, whose product MKLGFIGLGVMGAPMAAHLVAAGHDVSGFDVTAAAGEKLQAAGGRAATDVADAVAGADVVIAMLPNHPQVEAVALGEGGVLATAAPGTLLIDMSTIRPETSIEVANLARDKKIRVLDAPVSGGQAGAEQAALSIMVGGDAADFDAAKPLFDALGKTIVHVGPHGAGQVVKAANQLVVGGIYGLVAEAIVLLEASGVDAATGLDVLAGGLAGSRILELKRKSMVDRQFAPGFRIDLHHKDMGIALAAARQADVALPLTGLVAQLVAAGRAMGYGSLDHSALLKVVEQLSGRVPAEV is encoded by the coding sequence ATGAAACTGGGATTCATCGGACTGGGCGTGATGGGCGCGCCGATGGCCGCGCACCTGGTCGCGGCCGGGCACGACGTCAGCGGCTTCGACGTCACCGCCGCGGCCGGCGAAAAGCTGCAGGCCGCCGGCGGGCGCGCGGCCACCGACGTGGCCGACGCGGTCGCCGGGGCGGACGTCGTGATCGCGATGCTGCCGAACCACCCGCAGGTCGAAGCGGTCGCGCTCGGCGAGGGCGGGGTCCTCGCCACCGCCGCGCCCGGCACGCTGCTGATCGACATGAGCACCATCCGGCCCGAGACGTCGATCGAGGTCGCGAACCTCGCGCGGGACAAGAAGATCCGGGTCCTCGACGCGCCGGTGTCCGGCGGTCAGGCCGGCGCCGAGCAGGCCGCGCTGTCCATCATGGTCGGTGGCGACGCGGCCGACTTCGACGCCGCGAAGCCGCTGTTCGACGCGCTCGGCAAGACCATCGTGCACGTCGGCCCGCACGGCGCCGGCCAGGTCGTGAAGGCCGCCAACCAGCTCGTCGTGGGCGGGATCTACGGCCTGGTCGCCGAGGCGATCGTGCTGCTGGAAGCGTCCGGTGTGGACGCCGCGACGGGCCTCGACGTGCTTGCCGGCGGCCTCGCCGGCAGCCGGATCCTGGAGCTCAAGCGCAAGTCCATGGTGGACCGCCAGTTCGCGCCCGGGTTCCGGATCGACCTGCACCACAAGGACATGGGGATCGCGCTGGCCGCCGCCCGGCAGGCCGACGTCGCGCTTCCGCTGACGGGCCTGGTCGCCCAGCTCGTCGCCGCCGGCCGTGCCATGGGGTACGGCTCCCTGGACCACTCGGCCCTGCTGAAGGTCGTCGAACAGTTGTCGGGCCGCGTCCCGGCGGAGGTGTGA